From Halobacillus sp. Marseille-Q1614, one genomic window encodes:
- a CDS encoding poly-gamma-glutamate hydrolase family protein gives MKLKFILTTAVAVVASVLVILSLYEEITTAITDDCSGDHFCSFYELREVYEEGEDWEIEKSSAGDERWLVSAIHGGGIEEATSTLAEAISGSSYPFYSFKGRLKSNNYSNLHITSTRFDEPEALEMVANAEYHISIHGAAGDDPKTMIGGLDKELKGIVSRHLEENGFEVAVTPEHLNGDHPDNFTNKTKTERGVQLEI, from the coding sequence ATGAAATTGAAATTCATACTGACTACGGCGGTCGCAGTAGTGGCTTCAGTTCTTGTGATTTTATCTCTATATGAGGAAATAACAACTGCGATCACGGACGATTGCTCGGGAGACCATTTTTGCTCTTTTTACGAGCTGAGAGAAGTATATGAGGAAGGAGAAGATTGGGAGATTGAGAAAAGCAGCGCCGGTGATGAACGCTGGCTCGTGAGTGCGATCCATGGCGGCGGGATTGAAGAAGCGACCTCTACACTAGCCGAGGCAATTTCCGGGTCCTCTTATCCCTTTTACTCATTTAAAGGAAGGCTAAAGTCGAATAATTACAGCAATTTACACATCACATCCACCCGTTTCGATGAACCGGAGGCTCTAGAGATGGTTGCTAATGCTGAATATCATATTTCCATTCACGGGGCAGCCGGAGATGATCCCAAAACAATGATTGGTGGGCTAGACAAAGAGCTAAAGGGAATCGTGAGTCGGCATTTAGAGGAAAATGGGTTTGAAGTAGCTGTAACTCCTGAGCACCTTAACGGCGATCACCCTGACAATTTCACAAACAAAACAAAAACAGAACGAGGCGTGCAGCTGGAGATT